TACGGCATCGCCTGCGGCGACATTCCACGCGGCGCGCGGCTGCCCAGCGTGCGCGAGCTGTCGCAGGAGCTGGGCGTGGCGCACATGACGGTGGCGGGCGTCTACAAGGAGCTGCTGGGCCTGGGCCTGATCGTGACCTCGCGCGGGCGCGGCACCTTTGTGGCCGACGTGCCGCAGCCCGCCAGCGGCCCTGATCCGGCGCGGCTGACCCGGCTGCTGTCCGACGCTCTGGCCCAGGCCGAGGGCGAGGGCTACAGCCTGCGCCAGATCGGCGAGGCCATGAACGCCCTGATCGTGCGCGGCGCCCGGCCGTCCCAGACCGGCGTGGGCGTGTTGCTGGTGGGCCTGTTCGCCGACGCCACCCGCAGCTACGCGGCGGACGTCCAGGCGGCGCTGCCGGCCGGCGACCGAGTGCAGGCGGTCACGCTCGGCGATCTGCGCTCGGGGCGCTCGGTGGAGGTGGCCCGCTGCGCCGATGTGGTGCTGGCACTGGCCCACCGCCTGAATGAAACGCGCGCGCTGCTGCCGGGGCGGGACGTCATTCCGGTGGGTTTCATCCCCTCGCAGCGCACCCGCGCGGCGCTGGCGGCCCTGGACCCCAGGGTCCGGCTGACCATCGTGGCCACCTTCGAGGAATTCTTGCCCACCTTCCTGAGCGGCGTCAAACGCTTTGCGCCGCATGTGTCCGTGATTCAGGCCACCCACCTGCAGGCCCCCAACCTGCCGGACCTGCTCGACGCGTGCGACGTGGCGATCTATGCCACCGGCTCCGAGGCCATCGGCACCCTGTTGCCCCACAAGACCGCCCTGGAGTACCGCCACATCGTCGACCCGCGCGACGTGGAGGCGCTGGTGCTGCCGGCGGTGAACGCGCAGCGAGCGGCCCACCACGCCGCGCAGTCAGCCGGACAGCCCCCCCAGGCCCGGACCACACCCCCGCGCAAGCCCACCAAGGAGCCGACATGACCGCGATTGAACAGATGAACTGGATGCAGGTGGAAGCCTACCTCAAGACCGATGACCGCTGCGTCCTGCCCCTGGGCAGCACCGAGCAGCACGCTTACCTGAGCCTGTGCGTGGACAACATCCTGCCCTGGAAGCTGGCCCAGGACGCAGTGGGCGACTCCGGCGTCCCGGTGTTTCCGGTGGTGCCCTACGGGGTCACGCCCTACTTCCGGGCATATCCGGGCAGTCCGGGGCTGCGGGTGCAGACGTACCTCGCGGTGGTGCGCGACCTGCTTGACGGCCTGCACGAGCAGGGCTTCCGGCGCATCCTGATGGTGAACGGGCACGGCGGCAACACCCCGGCGCAGGGGTTTGCGGCCGAGTGGATGGCCGATCACCCCGGCACGCAGGTCAAGTTTCACAACTGGTGGAACGCGCCGGGGGTCTGGGCGAAGGTGCAGGCCACCGACAGCAACGCCAGCCACGCCTCCTGGATGGAGAACTTTCCCTGGACCCGGCTGGACGGCGTGGAATTGCCCGATACGGAAAAGGCTGCGATTGATCTGAATTACATGCGGCTGCTGCACCCGAAAGCCCTGCGCGAGTATCTGGGCGAGGGCAATTTCGGCGGCCGGTTCCAGCGGCCGGACGCGGACATGCACGCGATCTGGGAGGTGGCGGTGGCCGAGACCCGCGCCCTGCTGGACGGCGGGTGGGCCAGGTGAACGGCCCCGATCCGCGGCGCATTCTGGTGTGGGGGGCCGGCGCCATCGGCGGCACGGTAGGCGCGTATCTGGTGCGGGACGGTTATGACGTGACCTTCGTGGACGTGGCCGCCGATCACGTGCAGGCCATCAAGGAGCGCGGGCTGAGCATCACCGGGCCGTTTGGAGACCTCCAGGTGGCCGCCCCCGCCTTTACCCCGGAGCAATTGACAGGCCAGTGGGACACCATTTTGCTGTGCACCAAGGCCCAGCACACGGCGCAGGCCGCGCAGGCCCTGGCCCCCCATCTCGGCCCCGACGGCGCGGTGGTGTCCATCCAGAACGGCCTCAACCCACTGATCATCAACGAACACATCCCGGCAGGGCGCGTGTTGGGGAGCTTCGTCAACTTCGGCGCGGATTACCTGGAACCTGGCGTGGTGCAGTACGGCGGGCGCGGCGTGGTGGTGATCGGTGAGCAGGACGGGCAGTTGACGGAGCGAGTCAAGCAGCTTCACGGCGTCCTGCAGCACTTTGAACCGGATGCCATCCTCAGTGACAACGTGTTCGGTTACCTGTGGAGCAAGCTGGCCTACGGCGCATTGCTGTTCGCCACCGCCGTCACCAACGACAGCATTGCCGACGCGCTTGACAGAGGCGAGGACCGCGCGATGTACACCGAACTGGGCCGCGAGGTCATGCGGGTGGCTCTGGCGCACGGGGTCACGCCCGAGGCCTTTAACGGCTTTGACCCGGCGGCCTTTCTGCCGGACGCGGGTGACGCGGCAGCCGCGCAGAGTCTGGACGAGATGGTGGCCTTCAACCGACGCAGCGCCAAGACGCACAGCGGCATCTGGCGCGATCTGGCCGTCAGAAAACGCTCCACCGAGGTGGACGCACAACTGGGCTGGGTGGCGCATTTCGGTCAGCAGCACGGCGTGCCCACCCCGTTGACCGCCCGGTTGATTGGGCAGATTCATGAGATTGAGGCGGGCACGCGCGAACTGAGCCGTGACAATCTGGCTGAATTGCGCGGCCTGCTTCAGGGCCAACTATGACGGCCCGCGAGCGATTTGCAGGCCAGACTGTCATTGTCACGGGCGCGGCGCACGGCTTCGGACGCACCATCGCCCACGCGTTCGCGTGGGAGGGGGCAGACGTCTGGGCCTGCGACGTCAACACCGACGGCCTGGGCGAGACGGCCCGGCTGGTGTATCACGACGGCCTGGTGATTCACACCCGCGCGGTGGACGTGGGCGACAACGTGGCTGTGTCGGCGTTCGTGGCCGAGGTCGCCGCGCACTCGGGCCGGATCGACGTGCTGGTGAACAACGCGGGCGGCGTGCGCGGCCAGGTGGGCCGCCCGATTGAGGAAATCAGTCCCGCCGACTGGCAGGCCATCTTCGCCGTCAACGTGGACGGGGCCTTTTTCTTCGCGCAGGCGGCGGCGCCGCGCATGAAAGCCCAGAAGTCGGGCCGGATCATCAACATCTCCAGCGGTGCGGGCCTGGGCATCAGCCTGACCGGGATTCAGGCCTACGCGGCTGCCAAGGCCGCCCAGATCGGTCTGACGCGCCAACTGGCCCATGAACTGGGCGCGTGGGGCATCACCGTCAACAACGTGGCGCCCGGTTTTGTCCGCAGCAATCCCACCACCGAACGCCAGTGGGCCAGCTACGGCGAGGAGGGCCAGCGCAAACTGCTGGACGGGATCGCGCTGAAGCGACTCGGAACGCCGGAAGACATTGCCAACGCCGTGCTGTTCTTCGCCTCAGAGGCGGCAGGCTGGATCACCGGGCAGGTCTTGAGTGTGGACGGTGGCAAATGAGCCACCTGGAGAATGTGCTCAATGCGCTGGGCAACCGCACCGAAGTCTCTCTCTCCGAGTTGATCGAGTTCGCCAGTATTCCCAGCGTCAGCGCGCAGCCGGCCCACAAGCCGGATATGGAGCGGGCGGCAGCGTGGCTCTCGGAGCGCCTGAAACGGGCCGGACTCCAGACGGTGGAACGGTGGCCCACGGCTGGACACCCTGCCGTTTACGCTGAATATCTGGAGGCGGGCGAGGACGCGCCCACCCTGCTGGTCTACGGTCATTACGACGTTCAGCCCCCCGATCCGCTGGAGAAATGGGACACGCCGCCGTTCACGCCCACGGTCAAGGGGGAGCGCCTCTACGGACGCGGGGTCAGCGACGACAAGGGGCCGCTGCTGCTGACGGTGCAGGTCGTGGACGCGTACCTGTCCACGCACGGTCAGTTGCCCCTTAACCTCAAATTCCTGTTTGAGGGCGAGGAGGAGGTCGGCAGCAAACATCTCAATGATCTCGTCGCGCAGAACGTCGGGCGTTTGAAGGCCGACTTCGTTCTGAGTGCCGACGGCGGCATGTGGAGCGCCGAGACGCCCTCGCTGACGGTGGGCGCGCGGGGGCTGGCGGCGCTGGAACTGACCGTGCGTGGCCCCGGCAAGGATCTACATTCCGGTCGACATGGCGGCAGCGTCCACAACCCGCTGCACGCGCTGGCGACGCTGATTGCTGGACTGCATGACGAGGCGGGCCGCGTGACCGTGCCGGGCTTCTACGACGGCATTGCCGAGCTGACGTCACCACAACGTGACGGCATCCGGCAGCTGCCCTTTACCGATGAGGCGTACCTGACCCAGACCGGCGCGCCCGCCGTCTACGGCGAATCCGGGTATTCCACCCTGGAGCGGCAGTGGCACCGGCCCACGCTGGAGGTCAACGGGATGTGGGGCGGCTACACCGGCGAGGGCACGAAGACCGTGCTGCCTGCCGAGGCGCACGCCAAGATCAGCTGCCGACTGGTGCCTGGGCAGGAGCCGGGACGCATCGCCGCGTTGCTGCGCCAGCATCTGGAGGACAAGCTTCCCCCCGGCGTGACGCTCGAAGTTCACGGCAGTGACCACGGCGCACGCGCCTACCACCTGCCCGAGGGTCACCCTGGCGCGGTGGTGGCGCGGGACGTGCTGGCCGGGCTGTACGGCGTTGCCCCGCTGGACGTGGGCATGGGCGGCAGCATTCCCGTGCTGGAAACCTTCCAGAGCGTGCTGGGCCTGGACACCGTGTTCTTCAGCTTTGCGGTGGGCGATGAGGACATTCACGCCCCCAACGAATTCTTCCGTATCCCCCGGCTGTACGAGGGCCAGAAAGCCTGGGCGCAGTTCTGGTGGACACTGGCCGAAAAGAGGCAACCATGAATGAATTCGAGCGCCGCTCGGCGGAAATCAATGACCTGTTGTGTGTCCTGAATGTCCTGAACTGGGACGCCCGGACACAGATGCCCGCCGGCGGCAGCGGCCCACGCGCCCAGCAGATGGCGACGGTCAGTGCGCTGGCCCAGGAAAAGTTGCTTGATCCGGCCTATGAGGCGGCGGCCCAGGCGGTGGGCGGCGAGGACGTGGAAACCCGCGCCGCCCAGCAGGCCCTGGACGCCATCTCGGCCCTGAAGCGTATTCCTGCCGGACTGACGCGTGAGCTGGCCCTGCTGAAATCCGAGGCGCAGGAGGTGTGGGCGCGTGCCAGAGCGGAGAGCGACTTCGGCCTGTTCGCCCCGCAGCTCACGCGCATGGTGGAACTGAACCAGCAACTGGCCGAGGCGCTGGGTTATGAAGGCCACCCCTACGACGCGCTGCTCAACATGTACGAGCCGGGCCTGACGGTGGACACGCTGATGCCGCTGTTCGCGCAGTTGCGTGCCCATCATGTGCCGCTGTTGCAGGCCATTCAGCAGCGGCCCCAGCCCCGTAGCGATTTCCTGAACCGCTGGTATCCGGCGGCCGCGCAGAAGCGGCTCTCGCTGGCACTGGCCCAGAAGTTCGGCTACGACATCTCACGCGGGCGGCTGGACGAATCGGCGCATCCCTTCGAGATCAGTTTCACGCGTCAGGACGTGCGGATCACCACCCGCATCCAGGAGAACTTCCTGTCGGGTGCACTGTTCGGGACACTGCACGAGACTGGACATGCCATGTACGAGCAGGGCGTCCGTCCGGAGCTGAGCCGCACGGTGCTGGCCAGCGATCTGCTGGGCCTGTACGCGGTGGGCGGAGCCAGTTACGGCACGCATGAGAGCCAGTCGCGGCTGTGGGAAAACCGCATCGGGCGCTCGCGGGCGTACTGGGATCTGCACT
The sequence above is drawn from the Deinococcus aerolatus genome and encodes:
- a CDS encoding GntR family transcriptional regulator, with the translated sequence MKPAVTSPVPDTDPFAWPLGIDRSLGVPVGAQLRGQLEYGIACGDIPRGARLPSVRELSQELGVAHMTVAGVYKELLGLGLIVTSRGRGTFVADVPQPASGPDPARLTRLLSDALAQAEGEGYSLRQIGEAMNALIVRGARPSQTGVGVLLVGLFADATRSYAADVQAALPAGDRVQAVTLGDLRSGRSVEVARCADVVLALAHRLNETRALLPGRDVIPVGFIPSQRTRAALAALDPRVRLTIVATFEEFLPTFLSGVKRFAPHVSVIQATHLQAPNLPDLLDACDVAIYATGSEAIGTLLPHKTALEYRHIVDPRDVEALVLPAVNAQRAAHHAAQSAGQPPQARTTPPRKPTKEPT
- a CDS encoding creatininase family protein; this encodes MTAIEQMNWMQVEAYLKTDDRCVLPLGSTEQHAYLSLCVDNILPWKLAQDAVGDSGVPVFPVVPYGVTPYFRAYPGSPGLRVQTYLAVVRDLLDGLHEQGFRRILMVNGHGGNTPAQGFAAEWMADHPGTQVKFHNWWNAPGVWAKVQATDSNASHASWMENFPWTRLDGVELPDTEKAAIDLNYMRLLHPKALREYLGEGNFGGRFQRPDADMHAIWEVAVAETRALLDGGWAR
- a CDS encoding ketopantoate reductase family protein — translated: MNGPDPRRILVWGAGAIGGTVGAYLVRDGYDVTFVDVAADHVQAIKERGLSITGPFGDLQVAAPAFTPEQLTGQWDTILLCTKAQHTAQAAQALAPHLGPDGAVVSIQNGLNPLIINEHIPAGRVLGSFVNFGADYLEPGVVQYGGRGVVVIGEQDGQLTERVKQLHGVLQHFEPDAILSDNVFGYLWSKLAYGALLFATAVTNDSIADALDRGEDRAMYTELGREVMRVALAHGVTPEAFNGFDPAAFLPDAGDAAAAQSLDEMVAFNRRSAKTHSGIWRDLAVRKRSTEVDAQLGWVAHFGQQHGVPTPLTARLIGQIHEIEAGTRELSRDNLAELRGLLQGQL
- a CDS encoding SDR family NAD(P)-dependent oxidoreductase — its product is MTARERFAGQTVIVTGAAHGFGRTIAHAFAWEGADVWACDVNTDGLGETARLVYHDGLVIHTRAVDVGDNVAVSAFVAEVAAHSGRIDVLVNNAGGVRGQVGRPIEEISPADWQAIFAVNVDGAFFFAQAAAPRMKAQKSGRIINISSGAGLGISLTGIQAYAAAKAAQIGLTRQLAHELGAWGITVNNVAPGFVRSNPTTERQWASYGEEGQRKLLDGIALKRLGTPEDIANAVLFFASEAAGWITGQVLSVDGGK
- a CDS encoding dipeptidase — translated: MSHLENVLNALGNRTEVSLSELIEFASIPSVSAQPAHKPDMERAAAWLSERLKRAGLQTVERWPTAGHPAVYAEYLEAGEDAPTLLVYGHYDVQPPDPLEKWDTPPFTPTVKGERLYGRGVSDDKGPLLLTVQVVDAYLSTHGQLPLNLKFLFEGEEEVGSKHLNDLVAQNVGRLKADFVLSADGGMWSAETPSLTVGARGLAALELTVRGPGKDLHSGRHGGSVHNPLHALATLIAGLHDEAGRVTVPGFYDGIAELTSPQRDGIRQLPFTDEAYLTQTGAPAVYGESGYSTLERQWHRPTLEVNGMWGGYTGEGTKTVLPAEAHAKISCRLVPGQEPGRIAALLRQHLEDKLPPGVTLEVHGSDHGARAYHLPEGHPGAVVARDVLAGLYGVAPLDVGMGGSIPVLETFQSVLGLDTVFFSFAVGDEDIHAPNEFFRIPRLYEGQKAWAQFWWTLAEKRQP
- a CDS encoding carboxypeptidase M32; this encodes MNEFERRSAEINDLLCVLNVLNWDARTQMPAGGSGPRAQQMATVSALAQEKLLDPAYEAAAQAVGGEDVETRAAQQALDAISALKRIPAGLTRELALLKSEAQEVWARARAESDFGLFAPQLTRMVELNQQLAEALGYEGHPYDALLNMYEPGLTVDTLMPLFAQLRAHHVPLLQAIQQRPQPRSDFLNRWYPAAAQKRLSLALAQKFGYDISRGRLDESAHPFEISFTRQDVRITTRIQENFLSGALFGTLHETGHAMYEQGVRPELSRTVLASDLLGLYAVGGASYGTHESQSRLWENRIGRSRAYWDLHFPQLQVAFPEALADVDTAAFHRAVNTVRPSLIRVEADELTYDLHIMLRVELERALIGGELAVKDLPEAWNARIKSDLGLDVPDDARGVLQDIHWSAGMIGSFPTYTIGNVMASQFYAAATQQRPELEATLLRGEYASLREWLTDNIYQHGRTYTPHELLERVTGRGLDPQPYLDYLSGKYGELYGLVASNTAQKEQTL